In Endozoicomonas sp. GU-1, one DNA window encodes the following:
- the sfsA gene encoding DNA/RNA nuclease SfsA has translation MKYDNRLSEARLIKRYKRFMADVELADGSQITLHCPNTGSMKNCLYPGYRVWYSDSGNPRRKYPCTWEQAEIPVAFNGEERLTLAGLNTGRANALVEELVRSGQVSELSGYQSVRREVRYGEEKSRIDLLLQQEGLPNCYVEVKSVTLAMGNGLGLFPDAVTSRGTKHLRELTQMVADGHRSVLFFCVQHTGIDHVAAAQAIDPVYAEELQKAVAAGVEVMAWGADMSPDNITLVRQLPVG, from the coding sequence ATGAAATACGATAATAGGCTATCTGAGGCCCGCCTGATAAAAAGATACAAACGTTTCATGGCCGATGTTGAGCTGGCTGATGGCTCACAGATTACCCTGCATTGCCCGAATACCGGCTCCATGAAAAACTGCCTCTACCCGGGGTATCGGGTATGGTATTCCGACTCAGGAAATCCCCGGCGTAAATACCCCTGTACCTGGGAACAGGCGGAAATTCCGGTGGCGTTTAACGGCGAAGAACGCCTCACCCTGGCAGGGCTGAATACCGGACGAGCCAATGCCCTGGTTGAGGAGCTTGTGCGGTCTGGCCAGGTGTCAGAGCTGTCCGGCTACCAGAGCGTCCGCCGTGAAGTTCGTTATGGTGAAGAAAAGAGCAGAATTGATCTGCTGCTGCAACAGGAGGGCCTGCCTAACTGTTATGTGGAAGTTAAAAGTGTCACGCTGGCAATGGGGAATGGGCTTGGCCTGTTCCCGGATGCCGTCACCAGCCGGGGCACCAAACATCTGCGAGAACTCACCCAGATGGTTGCTGATGGCCATCGATCCGTGTTGTTTTTCTGCGTTCAGCATACCGGTATTGACCATGTGGCGGCGGCACAGGCGATTGATCCGGTTTATGCAGAAGAACTGCAAAAGGCGGTTGCTGCTGGCGTGGAGGTGATGGCCTGGGGGGCAGACATGTCGCCGGACAACATTACCTTGGTCCGGCAGTTGCCGGTTGGATAA
- a CDS encoding ankyrin repeat domain-containing protein, with protein sequence MSIEGVRHIINILAEAAEDGALARVETLLANGADPNNYLYACYTPLQHAAKEGHHAIVKILLAYRADPNLTRGLMSALHFAVEYGHLDVYKTLLPVTHQLDWNRLLQGFSFHGWEDQVEVALAKGADPNTLVDGHAPLHGAAAAGHLAIVVVLLANGAAPNILGNGNYTALHRAAIAGHSAIVETLLASGADPNLKCMNGLTALQSAVDCGHLEVYKTLLPKAHQLDWNSLLQKFSIHGWADQVEVALVKGADPNRPGVVNYTPLHRAADAGHLAIVETLLASGADPNMPGKGGHTPLHQAVNACLVACKDRNAIVETLLVNGADPNLRDKHGRAAWQHGTPATKNIIQNFISVPRLPSLKSRCRSSIRGRLIKHLDRNKLPMKQAVKSLPLPYSVTQYIYLPLSR encoded by the coding sequence ATTTCTATTGAGGGAGTACGTCACATTATCAACATTCTGGCTGAAGCAGCTGAAGATGGTGCCCTTGCCAGGGTCGAAACCCTTCTGGCCAACGGGGCTGATCCGAACAATTACCTATATGCCTGTTACACCCCGCTGCAGCATGCCGCTAAGGAGGGTCACCATGCTATTGTCAAGATCCTGCTGGCCTACCGGGCTGACCCGAACCTCACCCGGGGTTTGATGTCAGCCTTACACTTTGCCGTTGAATATGGTCATCTTGATGTATACAAAACCCTGCTACCTGTTACCCATCAGCTGGACTGGAACAGACTGTTACAGGGCTTTTCCTTTCATGGATGGGAGGATCAAGTTGAAGTGGCATTGGCCAAAGGAGCTGACCCGAACACTCTTGTAGATGGCCACGCCCCGCTGCACGGGGCAGCTGCCGCTGGTCACCTTGCTATTGTCGTGGTCCTGCTGGCTAACGGAGCTGCCCCGAACATTCTCGGAAATGGCAATTACACCGCGCTGCACAGGGCAGCCATCGCTGGTCACTCTGCTATTGTCGAGACCCTGCTGGCCTCCGGGGCTGACCCGAACCTCAAGTGCATGAATGGGTTGACAGCCTTGCAATCTGCTGTTGACTGCGGTCATCTCGAGGTGTACAAAACCCTGTTACCTAAAGCCCATCAGCTGGACTGGAACAGCCTGTTGCAGAAATTTTCCATTCATGGATGGGCGGATCAAGTTGAAGTGGCGCTGGTCAAGGGGGCTGACCCGAACAGGCCCGGAGTTGTCAACTACACCCCGCTGCACCGGGCAGCTGATGCGGGTCACCTTGCTATTGTCGAGACCCTGCTGGCCAGCGGAGCTGACCCGAATATGCCCGGAAAGGGCGGTCATACCCCGCTGCACCAGGCAGTCAATGCCTGCCTCGTTGCTTGCAAAGATCGCAATGCGATTGTCGAGACACTTCTGGTAAACGGGGCTGATCCGAACCTCAGGGATAAGCATGGTCGGGCCGCCTGGCAACATGGAACGCCTGCAACAAAAAACATCATCCAGAATTTTATTTCTGTCCCTCGTTTGCCGTCTCTCAAATCGCGCTGCCGGAGCAGCATCCGGGGCCGATTGATCAAACACCTGGATCGCAACAAGCTGCCAATGAAGCAGGCGGTCAAGTCGCTGCCGCTGCCGTATTCGGTAACGCAGTACATCTACCTGCCGCTGTCACGGTAG
- a CDS encoding ankyrin repeat domain-containing protein — protein MNSLEYAVVCGDHVMVKTLLDKGADPDIPGNNNETPLHRAVNAGHHVIAKTLLTYGADPNLKDISGRTALHFAALEGHHAMVEPLLAIGADPNLKDGTGRKALTSGLNSDYPDVYRTLLPVTHQPDWNSLLPKLVYEGWKDQVEAALANGADPNIPDFYHKTLLHRAAEDGHFDIVKTLLVNGADPKFKDWNGRTACQCAMTEAIKEAIQHFMSVPHSLQFYCRASIRGRLVKCLPDNGLPMKEAVRFLPLNPPAMQYVDRLLSL, from the coding sequence ATGAATTCACTGGAGTATGCAGTTGTCTGTGGTGACCATGTCATGGTCAAAACCCTGCTGGACAAGGGGGCGGACCCGGATATTCCCGGAAATAACAATGAAACCCCGCTGCACCGGGCAGTTAACGCTGGTCACCATGTTATTGCCAAGACCCTGCTGACCTACGGGGCTGACCCAAACCTCAAGGACATTAGTGGAAGGACAGCCTTGCATTTTGCCGCTCTCGAAGGTCACCATGCTATGGTCGAGCCCCTGCTGGCCATTGGGGCTGACCCGAACCTAAAGGATGGGACTGGACGGAAAGCCTTGACATCTGGACTTAACAGTGATTACCCGGATGTATACAGAACCCTGTTACCTGTAACCCATCAGCCGGACTGGAACAGCCTGTTACCGAAACTTGTCTATGAAGGATGGAAAGATCAAGTTGAAGCGGCACTGGCCAACGGGGCTGACCCGAATATTCCCGATTTTTACCACAAAACCCTGCTGCACAGGGCAGCCGAGGATGGTCACTTTGATATTGTCAAGACTCTGCTGGTCAACGGGGCTGACCCGAAATTCAAAGACTGGAATGGACGGACAGCCTGTCAATGTGCAATGACAGAAGCCATAAAAGAAGCCATCCAGCATTTCATGTCTGTACCTCACTCTCTCCAATTCTACTGCCGGGCCAGCATCCGGGGTCGGCTGGTCAAGTGTCTGCCCGACAACGGACTACCAATGAAGGAGGCGGTCAGGTTTCTGCCGCTTAATCCTCCAGCAATGCAGTATGTCGATCGCCTGCTGTCACTGTAG
- a CDS encoding NAD(P)-dependent oxidoreductase, whose translation MNKPDIYRGRLPAEEYRRNFADIKPPLSDYQAHIEASRCLYCEAAPCIPACPTGINIPSFIHRIATDNIDGAAQAILDANILGGSCARVCPTEVLCEQACVRNHEPECLPVKIGLLQRYAIDNRQSADHPFTRLPETGKTIAVVGAGPAGLSCAHALARQGHTITLFDAREKPGGLNEFGIAYYKLVDSYARQEVDFILEIGGICPEYGCRLGQNLSLDQLRAEFDAVFLGLGLGGCHFLGLPGEAAEGVEDALPAISSLRQCHDLSQLPVGRRIVVIGGGNTAIDIACQCKRLGAEDVTIAYRRGPEQMSATGHEQAFARDNGVRILTWVQPSALQTEDGCITAIQLEKTVLDTSGQLQGTGELTTLPVDTLYKAIGQHLLVDAFANTSDSPVIKGNRIVTDDHFRTSLINVWAGGDCIDKGEDLTVHAVEHGKRAARAIDQYLQGRKR comes from the coding sequence ATGAATAAACCCGATATTTACCGTGGCAGGCTGCCAGCAGAAGAGTACCGCCGCAACTTTGCCGACATCAAGCCTCCCCTCAGTGATTACCAGGCTCATATTGAAGCCAGCCGATGCCTTTACTGCGAAGCGGCACCCTGTATCCCGGCCTGTCCTACCGGTATCAATATTCCCTCTTTTATCCATCGTATCGCCACTGACAATATCGACGGTGCCGCACAGGCCATTCTGGATGCCAATATTCTGGGAGGAAGCTGTGCCCGGGTCTGCCCAACCGAGGTTCTCTGCGAGCAGGCCTGCGTCAGAAATCATGAGCCAGAGTGCCTGCCGGTGAAAATCGGCCTGCTGCAGCGTTATGCCATCGATAACCGCCAGTCAGCTGACCATCCATTTACCCGCCTGCCGGAAACAGGAAAAACCATCGCCGTTGTGGGTGCCGGCCCGGCAGGACTGTCCTGTGCACATGCCTTGGCCAGACAAGGTCACACCATTACCCTGTTTGATGCCCGGGAGAAGCCCGGAGGCCTGAATGAGTTCGGCATTGCCTACTACAAACTGGTGGATAGCTATGCCCGCCAGGAAGTGGACTTCATTTTGGAAATTGGTGGTATTTGTCCGGAGTATGGCTGTCGGCTTGGTCAGAATCTCAGCCTGGATCAATTGCGAGCAGAGTTTGATGCAGTGTTTCTCGGGCTCGGGTTGGGCGGTTGCCACTTCTTAGGCCTTCCGGGTGAAGCAGCAGAAGGCGTTGAGGATGCTCTCCCGGCCATATCCTCCCTTCGTCAGTGCCATGATCTGAGCCAATTGCCTGTTGGCCGACGTATAGTGGTTATTGGCGGGGGCAACACCGCCATTGATATTGCCTGCCAATGCAAACGGCTGGGCGCAGAGGATGTCACCATTGCCTACCGTCGTGGCCCTGAACAGATGTCAGCCACCGGTCATGAACAGGCGTTTGCCCGGGATAATGGTGTTCGCATCCTCACCTGGGTACAGCCTTCAGCCCTGCAGACGGAAGATGGCTGCATCACCGCCATCCAGCTGGAAAAAACCGTGCTCGATACCAGCGGCCAATTACAGGGCACCGGTGAGCTGACTACCTTGCCGGTAGACACACTCTACAAAGCCATTGGCCAGCATTTGCTGGTGGATGCATTTGCCAATACCAGTGACAGCCCGGTGATAAAAGGCAACCGCATAGTAACGGACGACCACTTTCGTACGTCACTGATTAACGTCTGGGCCGGTGGTGACTGCATTGATAAAGGTGAAGACCTGACCGTCCATGCGGTTGAGCATGGAAAACGGGCGGCCCGGGCCATTGATCAATACCTGCAAGGGAGGAAAAGATAA
- a CDS encoding trimeric intracellular cation channel family protein, with protein sequence MLLYILDLFGTVVFAISGVWLACRKDMDLFGAMVLAFVTAVGGGTIRDVLLSSTPVFWIQDTLYLLVILATTLFAILVRQWHERSKWILQVSDALGLAVFVVIGVTKSLSFGVEPMVAVMMGVLTGCGGGAIRDMLAGEIPMVLRQEIYASAAMAGGAVFILLEPLLQNINHTSIIAAAVVLILRLMAVYKGLSLPRFGLPV encoded by the coding sequence ATGCTGCTCTATATTCTCGACCTTTTTGGTACTGTGGTTTTTGCGATCAGTGGTGTCTGGCTGGCCTGCCGTAAAGACATGGACCTGTTTGGTGCAATGGTACTCGCCTTCGTTACTGCCGTTGGGGGCGGAACTATTCGAGACGTTTTGCTCTCCTCTACGCCCGTATTCTGGATACAGGATACGCTCTACCTGCTGGTTATTCTGGCTACGACGCTGTTTGCCATTCTGGTTCGCCAGTGGCATGAGCGCAGCAAGTGGATTCTTCAGGTCTCTGATGCCCTGGGGCTGGCGGTCTTTGTGGTCATCGGCGTGACCAAGTCGTTGTCATTTGGTGTGGAGCCAATGGTCGCGGTGATGATGGGGGTATTGACTGGCTGTGGTGGTGGTGCCATCCGGGATATGCTGGCCGGCGAGATTCCCATGGTATTGAGACAGGAGATCTATGCATCCGCAGCCATGGCGGGAGGCGCAGTGTTCATATTGCTGGAGCCATTGCTTCAAAACATAAACCACACGTCAATTATTGCGGCTGCTGTTGTCCTTATTCTAAGGCTGATGGCGGTGTATAAGGGATTGTCTCTGCCGAGATTTGGTTTGCCTGTGTAG
- a CDS encoding gamma-glutamylcyclotransferase family protein, producing the protein MKSTKPVFFTLLLSLMTSNLTLAADNDTVWIFGYGSLMSTLARTATAADAEGAEYLPVKVHDMARKWNLWIAKASQRALNIEVSPGDSVNGLLFGVKIKDLPAFDLREGSYNRVKIAKDKVSFYREDHRNKVFGTDNDAEIYAYLPKPEFYVGPEDTEKKIAMSYLNIVRSGCVEVDQTNNLNGQFIMDCHQTLGLEEYDAFQDEDQPTYIRHPKKLLNKAEQRVDFLKGYLENDWPNYLEIVRKYWGF; encoded by the coding sequence ATGAAATCGACTAAACCTGTTTTTTTTACGCTACTGTTATCCCTGATGACCAGTAATCTGACCCTGGCAGCTGACAATGACACAGTCTGGATATTTGGCTACGGCAGCCTGATGTCTACGCTGGCCCGCACCGCTACCGCAGCAGACGCCGAAGGTGCCGAGTACCTGCCGGTGAAGGTTCATGACATGGCCAGAAAGTGGAATCTCTGGATAGCAAAAGCGTCACAGAGAGCACTGAACATCGAAGTGTCCCCAGGCGATTCCGTTAATGGCTTACTCTTTGGTGTGAAAATCAAAGACCTGCCAGCGTTTGACCTGCGGGAAGGGTCTTACAATCGGGTAAAAATAGCCAAAGACAAAGTATCATTTTATCGGGAGGATCACCGGAATAAGGTTTTCGGAACCGATAATGACGCGGAGATTTATGCCTACCTTCCCAAACCCGAGTTTTACGTTGGCCCGGAAGATACGGAAAAGAAAATCGCCATGTCCTACCTGAATATTGTCCGTTCCGGCTGTGTTGAAGTGGACCAGACCAACAATCTCAATGGCCAGTTCATCATGGACTGTCACCAAACGCTGGGCCTTGAAGAGTATGACGCTTTTCAGGATGAAGACCAGCCCACCTACATAAGACACCCGAAAAAATTGCTGAACAAAGCAGAGCAAAGGGTGGATTTTCTGAAGGGGTATCTGGAAAATGACTGGCCCAATTATCTTGAAATCGTCAGGAAATATTGGGGGTTTTGA
- the queG gene encoding tRNA epoxyqueuosine(34) reductase QueG — MEKLVGKIRTWARELGFQEIGITEAKIPEDDLKHLAAWLAKGYHGDMAYMAQHGELRAHPEQLHPGALRVISARMDYLPADTETVKLLNEPEKAYVSRYALGRDYHKLIRKRLTQLGRQIEAAVGDHGYRAFVDSAPVMERPLAQQAGLGWVGKHSLILNRQAGSFFFLGELFTNLPLPVDKPYENNHCGRCTSCMDKCPTRAIVAPYKVDARRCISYLTIENKGPIPEDLRPLMGNRIYGCDDCQLACPWNRFARPTREPDFQPRHHLDDSDLVDLFHWSEEQFLERTAGSPIRRAGYESWLRNIAVALGNAPGSDAIIAALKSRLDYPSELVQEHVTWALKQHDVQC, encoded by the coding sequence ATGGAAAAACTCGTTGGAAAAATTCGCACTTGGGCCAGAGAGCTTGGCTTTCAGGAAATCGGTATTACCGAAGCCAAAATACCGGAAGATGATCTTAAGCATCTGGCAGCCTGGCTGGCGAAAGGGTATCACGGCGATATGGCTTATATGGCCCAGCACGGCGAGCTGAGGGCACATCCGGAGCAACTGCATCCTGGCGCATTAAGGGTGATTTCTGCCCGTATGGATTACCTGCCAGCGGATACCGAAACCGTGAAACTGCTCAACGAACCGGAAAAAGCCTATGTCTCCCGCTATGCCCTGGGCCGGGACTACCATAAGTTGATCCGTAAACGGCTCACCCAGCTGGGCAGGCAGATTGAAGCTGCCGTTGGCGATCATGGCTATCGCGCCTTTGTGGACAGTGCGCCAGTGATGGAGCGCCCATTGGCACAACAGGCCGGACTGGGCTGGGTGGGCAAGCATTCACTGATACTGAACCGTCAGGCTGGCTCCTTTTTCTTTCTTGGTGAGTTGTTCACCAACCTCCCGCTGCCTGTGGATAAGCCTTACGAAAATAATCACTGCGGACGCTGTACCTCCTGTATGGACAAGTGCCCAACCCGGGCCATTGTGGCTCCCTACAAGGTGGATGCCCGCCGCTGTATCTCTTACCTGACCATCGAAAACAAGGGTCCCATTCCTGAAGATCTGCGCCCTCTGATGGGCAATCGTATCTATGGCTGTGATGACTGCCAGCTGGCCTGCCCCTGGAACCGTTTTGCCAGGCCAACCCGGGAGCCGGACTTTCAACCTCGTCACCATCTGGATGACAGTGATCTGGTGGATCTTTTCCACTGGAGTGAAGAACAGTTTCTGGAACGAACCGCTGGCTCGCCTATCCGCAGGGCAGGTTATGAAAGCTGGTTGCGTAATATCGCTGTGGCACTGGGCAATGCTCCGGGCAGTGACGCCATTATTGCCGCTCTGAAAAGTCGTCTGGATTATCCATCAGAGCTGGTTCAGGAGCATGTCACCTGGGCTCTCAAGCAACACGATGTGCAGTGCTGA
- a CDS encoding NAD(P)H-hydrate dehydratase, which produces MNKSLPESLYTADQVRQLDHVAIHQHGIPGFELMTRAASTVLSTIVHYWPEAGTLLVLCGAGNNGGDGYMVAKLAKEQGLRVSVLAVKNPAELNGDALTAWQACTDAGVVIRPYDSTQSLCADVVVDAMLGTGLRGEVRGDYQDAIKRLNHLERPVCAVDIPSGLCADTGVPLGVAVKARVTVSFIGLKQGLMTGLGPEYCGELVFNDLGVPEPVYQTVPADCRRITPEQFRGWLSPRSRAAHKGDFGHVLLIGGNHGMPGAIMMAAESTLYCGAGRVTVATRKRHLAALAVRCPEVMGVSVKHGSGLGALAEGKSVMVIGPGLGRDDWGLQLLKDALAAECPVVLDADALNLLSDHPQLLNGRKSPIIFTPHPGELARLSGLDIPTIQNNRFAALVDSHRQLTALTGEGAAHRQPEIALLLKGAGTLLFDGQNTALCSEGNPGMAVAGMGDVLSGVIGALLAQGLTPFRAAQMAAWLHASAADEVVAGQGETGLRATELIPVIRQRLNFIIDKPDIGNWPCGKAYARQI; this is translated from the coding sequence ATGAATAAGAGCTTACCAGAGTCTCTCTACACTGCCGATCAGGTTCGACAACTGGATCATGTGGCCATCCACCAGCACGGCATCCCGGGTTTTGAGCTGATGACCAGGGCGGCCAGCACCGTGCTGTCCACGATTGTCCACTACTGGCCAGAAGCCGGCACCCTGCTGGTGTTGTGTGGGGCAGGCAACAACGGTGGCGATGGCTATATGGTCGCCAAACTGGCCAAAGAGCAGGGGCTGAGGGTTTCGGTACTGGCGGTGAAAAATCCAGCGGAGCTTAACGGCGACGCCCTCACCGCCTGGCAGGCCTGCACTGATGCTGGCGTGGTGATTCGACCTTACGACAGCACCCAGTCCCTGTGCGCGGATGTAGTTGTGGATGCCATGCTCGGTACCGGGCTTCGTGGTGAGGTGCGGGGCGACTATCAGGATGCCATCAAACGCCTGAATCATCTTGAACGTCCGGTGTGTGCTGTGGATATCCCGTCCGGCCTTTGCGCTGATACCGGAGTTCCGCTGGGAGTGGCGGTCAAGGCCAGGGTTACCGTCTCTTTTATTGGCCTGAAGCAGGGGCTGATGACAGGGCTGGGACCAGAATACTGTGGCGAGCTGGTCTTTAATGACCTGGGCGTGCCTGAACCGGTCTATCAAACCGTTCCTGCTGACTGTCGACGAATTACTCCGGAGCAGTTTCGTGGTTGGCTGTCACCGAGAAGCCGTGCCGCCCATAAAGGTGATTTTGGGCATGTGCTGCTTATCGGTGGTAACCACGGAATGCCGGGGGCGATCATGATGGCCGCTGAGTCTACCCTCTATTGCGGTGCTGGCCGTGTGACGGTGGCTACCCGCAAGCGACACCTTGCGGCGCTGGCTGTTCGCTGCCCTGAGGTGATGGGGGTATCGGTAAAGCACGGGTCCGGCCTGGGTGCTCTGGCAGAAGGAAAGAGTGTCATGGTTATTGGCCCGGGTTTGGGCCGGGATGACTGGGGGCTGCAGCTGCTCAAGGATGCCCTGGCGGCAGAGTGCCCGGTGGTACTGGATGCTGATGCCCTGAACCTGTTATCGGATCATCCACAATTGCTAAATGGACGAAAGTCCCCGATTATTTTCACCCCTCATCCTGGTGAGCTGGCGCGTTTATCGGGTTTGGATATTCCAACGATTCAGAACAATCGATTTGCAGCGCTGGTAGACAGTCATCGACAATTAACGGCTCTTACTGGCGAGGGTGCAGCGCACCGGCAGCCAGAGATTGCCCTGCTACTGAAAGGGGCGGGAACGCTGCTGTTTGATGGCCAGAACACCGCGCTGTGCTCTGAGGGCAACCCGGGCATGGCGGTGGCCGGTATGGGGGATGTGCTCAGTGGCGTTATTGGCGCACTGCTGGCCCAGGGGCTGACACCTTTCAGGGCGGCCCAAATGGCGGCTTGGCTGCATGCTTCTGCTGCCGATGAGGTGGTTGCCGGTCAGGGTGAAACCGGCTTAAGGGCAACGGAGTTGATTCCGGTTATTCGACAACGATTGAATTTTATTATTGATAAGCCAGACATTGGTAACTGGCCGTGTGGAAAAGCTTATGCAAGGCAGATATGA
- the tsaE gene encoding tRNA (adenosine(37)-N6)-threonylcarbamoyltransferase complex ATPase subunit type 1 TsaE gives MQGRYELLIENEDAMVALGGHLAEALGDRGIVFLHGDLGAGKTTFCRGVLRHLGHQGAVKSPTYTLVEPYEVNNHKVYHFDLYRLADPEELEFIGGRDYFSEAALCLVEWPTRGQGELPEADLDITFAYHSFDQSELPGRKARIVAVTDKGKRALKTIRALQGGG, from the coding sequence ATGCAAGGCAGATATGAACTGCTGATAGAAAATGAAGACGCTATGGTGGCGCTGGGGGGGCATCTGGCAGAAGCCCTGGGTGACCGGGGCATTGTTTTTCTGCATGGTGATCTTGGTGCGGGTAAAACCACGTTCTGCCGGGGTGTCCTTCGGCATCTTGGCCATCAGGGCGCAGTAAAAAGCCCGACCTATACACTGGTGGAGCCTTACGAGGTCAATAACCATAAGGTTTACCACTTTGATCTTTATCGCCTTGCCGACCCTGAGGAGTTGGAATTTATTGGTGGTCGGGATTATTTCAGCGAAGCGGCGCTGTGTCTGGTTGAGTGGCCAACCCGTGGACAGGGGGAGCTGCCAGAGGCTGATCTGGACATTACCTTTGCCTATCATTCGTTTGACCAGAGTGAGTTGCCCGGCAGGAAAGCAAGGATTGTCGCAGTGACTGATAAAGGGAAGCGTGCGCTGAAAACCATAAGAGCACTTCAGGGGGGCGGATGA
- a CDS encoding N-acetylmuramoyl-L-alanine amidase, with translation MSQRTGIVRRVLARLLIKQRAATPTRKRATSGTEVEPVFSGGRRRFVRQLGILAVGLAALKVQVAEAVYKLIKNVRLWRSPDKTRLVFDVSDAVEHNKFHLSNPSRLVIDVDGARLSGSFSGLQLKDTPILKIRHGARNKNDLRIVLDLSEKVSSESFLLKPNATYGHRLVVDLFDDKSRKPQPVVRQKPAGHRDIIVAIDAGHGGEDPGAIAYGGGYEKQVTLAIAKELATLLSKEKGFRPVLVRTGDYYIDLRRRTQIARDNKADLFISIHADGFKDRRAKGASVYALSRRGATSETARWLAQKENASDQIGGEGGISLGDKDDVLAGVLLDLSMTSTLSSSLEVGNKVLANMGGINRLHKKQVEQAGFVVLKSPDIPSILIETGFITNPEEARKLKSRSHQKAMAKAIFNGTKSWFYKKPPPDTLVAKWKQEGTLNTRPSRYVIKPGDTLSEIANRFEISMNDLRRANRLSSANTIRVGQVLQIPD, from the coding sequence ATGAGTCAGAGAACAGGGATTGTTCGCCGGGTTCTGGCCAGGCTTTTGATAAAACAACGCGCAGCAACACCTACCCGAAAAAGAGCCACCTCTGGCACGGAGGTTGAACCGGTATTTTCCGGTGGCAGGCGTCGTTTTGTCAGGCAGCTGGGTATTCTGGCCGTGGGGCTTGCAGCCCTGAAGGTTCAGGTAGCTGAAGCGGTCTATAAGCTGATTAAAAATGTCAGACTCTGGCGGTCGCCGGATAAAACACGACTGGTGTTCGATGTTTCCGATGCGGTTGAGCACAATAAATTCCACCTGAGCAACCCCAGCCGACTGGTTATTGATGTTGACGGTGCCCGGCTCAGTGGCTCATTCAGTGGCCTGCAGCTGAAAGATACGCCGATTCTAAAGATCCGCCATGGTGCCCGTAATAAAAATGACCTGCGTATCGTTCTGGATCTCAGTGAAAAGGTGTCCAGCGAAAGTTTTCTGCTGAAACCCAATGCGACCTATGGCCACCGCCTGGTGGTTGATCTGTTTGATGATAAGAGCAGAAAACCACAGCCAGTGGTCAGGCAGAAGCCCGCGGGTCATCGGGATATTATCGTGGCAATAGATGCTGGCCACGGCGGTGAAGACCCCGGGGCCATTGCCTACGGCGGTGGTTATGAGAAACAGGTAACCCTGGCGATAGCCAAAGAGCTGGCCACCCTGCTGAGTAAAGAGAAGGGGTTTCGCCCGGTGCTGGTGCGCACGGGTGATTATTATATAGACCTCCGCCGTCGTACCCAGATTGCCCGGGACAACAAAGCCGATCTGTTCATCTCCATCCATGCGGATGGCTTTAAGGATCGTCGCGCCAAAGGGGCGTCGGTTTATGCCCTTTCACGCCGTGGTGCCACATCGGAAACGGCTCGCTGGCTGGCCCAGAAAGAGAACGCATCAGACCAGATTGGCGGAGAAGGCGGTATATCCCTGGGGGATAAGGATGATGTTCTGGCCGGCGTTCTGCTGGACCTGTCCATGACCTCAACGCTGTCGTCCAGCCTGGAAGTGGGCAATAAAGTTCTGGCCAATATGGGTGGGATTAACCGCTTGCATAAAAAACAGGTGGAACAGGCCGGCTTTGTGGTGCTGAAGTCTCCGGATATTCCATCCATCCTGATAGAGACCGGGTTTATCACCAACCCTGAAGAGGCCAGAAAACTAAAGAGCCGCAGTCACCAGAAGGCGATGGCGAAAGCTATTTTCAATGGTACGAAAAGCTGGTTCTACAAAAAGCCACCACCGGACACACTGGTTGCCAAATGGAAACAGGAGGGCACCCTTAACACCCGGCCATCACGGTATGTGATTAAACCCGGGGATACGCTGTCAGAGATTGCCAATCGGTTTGAAATCAGCATGAATGACCTGAGGCGTGCTAACCGGCTATCCAGTGCCAATACTATTCGTGTGGGGCAGGTGCTGCAGATTCCTGATTAA